The Pelistega ratti genome window below encodes:
- the pyrE gene encoding orotate phosphoribosyltransferase has translation MSNRLDFVRFALEQGVLKFGEFKVKSGRLSPYFFNAGLFNTGRSIGQLATFYANALVDSGVVFDMLFGPAYKGISLAATTAVALGNHPKQEKDVPFAFNRKEAKDHGEGGVLVGAPLQGKVVIIDDVITAGTSVRESVEIIRQAGATPAAVLIALDRMERAGADDALSPHSAVQEVEQKYGIPVVSIASLNDIMQLLIQDNTFASYKDSVQAYRDKYGV, from the coding sequence ATGAGTAATCGTCTTGATTTTGTACGTTTTGCCTTGGAACAAGGTGTTTTAAAATTTGGAGAATTCAAAGTAAAATCAGGGCGGTTAAGTCCTTACTTTTTTAATGCAGGTTTATTTAATACTGGGCGATCAATAGGACAATTAGCTACATTTTATGCGAATGCTTTAGTAGATTCTGGTGTGGTTTTTGATATGCTATTTGGACCCGCTTATAAAGGTATTTCCTTAGCGGCAACAACAGCGGTTGCCTTGGGAAATCACCCTAAGCAAGAAAAAGATGTCCCTTTTGCTTTTAACCGTAAAGAGGCAAAAGATCATGGTGAAGGTGGTGTATTAGTCGGTGCACCACTACAAGGTAAAGTGGTAATTATTGATGATGTGATTACGGCAGGTACATCGGTGAGAGAATCTGTTGAAATTATCCGCCAAGCAGGCGCAACACCAGCGGCTGTATTGATTGCTCTTGACCGTATGGAACGAGCTGGGGCAGATGATGCTTTATCGCCCCATTCTGCGGTGCAAGAAGTAGAGCAAAAATATGGTATTCCAGTTGTTAGTATTGCTTCTTTAAATGATATTATGCAATTATTAATACAAGATAATACATTTGCCTCTTATAAAGATAGTGTACAAGCCTATCGTGATAAGTATGGGGTATAG
- the queC gene encoding 7-cyano-7-deazaguanine synthase QueC, protein MSQEKALVIFSGGQDSTTCLLQAIATYGKENVQTISFAYGQRHAIELEKAKWIAQDLGVPQTILDLSLIQQITDNALMNNTATIQSDTKGMPNTFVDGRNALFILYAAIYAKSQAIKHIIVGVCETDFSGYPDCRDVFIKSMNVTLNLAMDYAFQLHTPLMYLTKAQTWALADSLGYLDYIREHTHTCYLGVVGGCGECPSCQLRNQGLMTYLATKE, encoded by the coding sequence ATGTCTCAAGAAAAAGCCTTGGTCATCTTTTCAGGTGGTCAGGATTCAACAACCTGTTTATTACAGGCAATTGCCACTTATGGCAAAGAAAATGTTCAAACCATTAGTTTCGCCTATGGTCAACGCCATGCCATTGAATTAGAAAAAGCAAAGTGGATCGCTCAAGATTTAGGTGTTCCCCAAACTATTCTTGATTTATCGCTTATTCAGCAGATTACGGATAATGCGTTGATGAATAATACAGCGACCATTCAATCAGATACAAAAGGTATGCCAAATACCTTTGTAGATGGACGTAACGCTTTATTTATCTTATATGCAGCAATTTATGCGAAATCCCAAGCAATTAAACATATTATTGTTGGGGTCTGTGAAACGGATTTTAGTGGTTATCCTGATTGTCGAGATGTTTTTATCAAATCCATGAATGTTACCCTTAATCTGGCGATGGATTATGCTTTTCAGTTGCATACGCCTTTAATGTATTTAACAAAAGCACAAACATGGGCATTGGCAGATAGTTTGGGTTATTTAGACTATATCAGAGAGCATACACATACTTGTTACCTTGGTGTTGTAGGGGGGTGTGGTGAATGCCCTAGTTGCCAACTTCGTAACCAAGGATTAATGACGTATTTAGCGACAAAAGAGTAA
- a CDS encoding DMT family transporter: MPHHTKGLIFAHIAAVLFGMTGILGALISTDANFITFGRASFAFIALALVGYTLKVPLNPMMSRPLRRSLFLSGTLLAIHWITFFYAIKVGGVAMATLGFASFPAFITLIERFILKDTISKSAWVLVAIVIIGLLLVSPEMDTKNINTTGLLWGILSGFSFASLAVINRTIGHALNPLAIAFWQNLIVALVTIPLVLWSPPLLTSSDILWLFILGVICTALSHYLFVSSVQYISARTTGLIIALEPVYAIVVAWLLFGEEPTLKMIIGGLLIIGAAIYPKTT, encoded by the coding sequence TTGCCACACCATACAAAAGGTTTAATCTTCGCCCATATCGCCGCTGTATTATTTGGTATGACAGGTATTCTGGGGGCATTGATCAGTACAGATGCCAACTTTATTACCTTTGGGCGAGCAAGCTTTGCTTTTATAGCGCTTGCACTTGTTGGCTATACATTAAAAGTACCTTTAAATCCTATGATGAGTCGTCCACTTCGCCGTTCTCTTTTCTTATCAGGTACATTATTAGCAATACATTGGATCACTTTCTTTTATGCCATCAAAGTAGGGGGCGTTGCTATGGCAACCTTAGGTTTTGCGAGTTTTCCTGCTTTTATTACACTTATTGAACGCTTTATACTTAAAGATACTATTAGCAAAAGTGCTTGGGTACTAGTTGCCATTGTTATTATTGGCTTATTGCTTGTCTCTCCCGAAATGGATACAAAAAATATCAATACAACAGGGCTTCTTTGGGGCATTTTATCGGGGTTTAGTTTTGCTAGCCTTGCGGTGATTAATCGCACGATTGGTCATGCACTTAACCCCCTTGCTATTGCTTTCTGGCAAAATCTTATTGTTGCTCTTGTTACCATACCACTTGTTCTTTGGAGTCCCCCTCTCTTAACCTCTTCTGATATACTGTGGCTCTTTATTTTGGGAGTGATATGCACCGCTCTTTCTCATTACTTATTTGTAAGCAGTGTACAATATATCAGCGCACGCACAACAGGGTTAATTATTGCTTTAGAACCTGTTTATGCAATTGTCGTCGCATGGTTATTGTTTGGTGAAGAACCAACACTCAAAATGATAATTGGTGGATTACTGATTATCGGTGCGGCTATTTATCCTAAAACAACATAG
- a CDS encoding exodeoxyribonuclease III, whose amino-acid sequence MLRITSINVNGIRSATKKGLMEWLAKHQADIVCLQEIKISDADLTDDLRHPLHYQGQFNHAVKKGYSGVGIYTHLPVKTYTLGMESEEFDTEGRLICADFGTFTVVSAYLPSGSSSPERQEAKFRFLDQFGPWIDKMMQHYKETGHDYIICGDWNIAHKEIDLKNWKGNLKNSGFTPEERAWMSDLFDRRGFVDVFRTLNPSADQYTWWSNRGQAWAKNVGWRIDYHVATPGIAAKAKAASIYKDERFSDHAPLTIDYDV is encoded by the coding sequence GTGTTAAGAATTACCTCTATCAATGTCAATGGTATTCGCTCTGCCACTAAAAAAGGGCTAATGGAATGGTTAGCAAAACACCAAGCCGATATTGTTTGCTTACAAGAAATCAAAATTAGTGATGCAGATCTCACCGATGATTTACGCCATCCTCTGCACTATCAAGGACAATTTAATCATGCCGTCAAAAAGGGTTATAGTGGAGTAGGTATTTATACGCACTTACCCGTTAAAACCTATACTTTAGGCATGGAGAGTGAAGAGTTTGATACCGAAGGTCGTCTTATTTGTGCTGATTTTGGCACATTTACAGTGGTAAGTGCCTATTTACCCTCTGGTTCTAGTAGTCCAGAACGTCAAGAAGCTAAGTTTCGTTTTCTAGATCAATTTGGACCGTGGATTGATAAAATGATGCAGCACTATAAAGAAACAGGGCATGACTATATTATCTGTGGCGATTGGAATATTGCGCATAAAGAAATAGACCTTAAAAACTGGAAAGGCAATCTTAAAAACTCTGGTTTTACCCCTGAAGAGCGTGCTTGGATGAGTGATTTGTTTGATCGCCGTGGTTTTGTAGATGTTTTCCGTACGCTTAACCCCTCTGCAGATCAATATACGTGGTGGAGTAATCGTGGTCAAGCATGGGCAAAAAATGTTGGTTGGCGGATTGATTACCATGTAGCAACCCCCGGTATTGCTGCCAAAGCAAAAGCAGCCTCTATCTATAAAGATGAACGCTTTTCAGATCATGCACCATTGACAATTGATTATGATGTTTAA
- a CDS encoding acetyl-CoA hydrolase/transferase family protein has protein sequence MADNFQSLSRIKCKELHSKLMTPEAAAALIPPGATLGMSGFTGSGYPKRIPGALAERIRAAHAKGEAFKIKLLTGASTAPELDGVLAEVDGIELRMPFQGDPVCRKKINAGDINYIDIHLSHVTQQVQAGYYGKLDIAVIEVVGIREDGSLIPSASVGNNKTWIEQADKVLIEVNYALSEKLEGMHDIAGTPLPPHREPILIHKTDDRIGDPYYHCPADKIIGIVETNDRDRVNSFSEPDEVAKKIASHILNFLEKEVEKGILPPNLLPLQSGVGDVSNAVISGLEHGEFENLTAYTEVIQDGMLGLIKSGKLTKVSATALSLSPEAVDDLNENIDFYRERIILRPQEISNHPEVIRRLGTIAINGMLEADIYGNVNSTHVMGSSMMNGIGGSGDFARNSFLSFFVRPSVAKDGDISGIVPMVSHVDQTEHDVQIIVTEQGLADLRGLAPRQRAKAIIENCAHPDYKEKLWDYFNRAQESGAQHTPHILSEALSWHDKYLKTGSMK, from the coding sequence ATGGCAGACAACTTTCAATCATTATCTCGAATTAAATGTAAAGAATTACACAGTAAATTAATGACACCAGAGGCAGCGGCAGCGCTTATTCCCCCTGGTGCAACACTTGGTATGAGTGGTTTTACGGGATCAGGTTATCCTAAAAGAATCCCTGGTGCTTTAGCAGAGCGTATTCGTGCCGCTCATGCAAAAGGAGAAGCATTTAAAATTAAATTATTAACGGGTGCATCAACTGCACCAGAATTAGACGGTGTATTAGCCGAAGTGGATGGTATCGAGTTGCGTATGCCTTTCCAAGGTGATCCCGTTTGTCGTAAAAAAATTAATGCGGGTGATATTAATTATATTGATATTCACCTATCACACGTTACTCAACAAGTGCAAGCAGGTTACTATGGCAAGTTAGATATTGCTGTTATTGAGGTAGTTGGCATCCGTGAAGATGGTTCACTTATCCCGTCTGCTTCTGTGGGTAACAATAAAACATGGATTGAGCAAGCGGATAAAGTGCTGATCGAAGTCAATTATGCGCTTAGCGAAAAATTAGAAGGGATGCATGATATTGCAGGTACACCATTGCCACCTCATCGTGAACCTATCTTAATTCATAAAACAGATGATCGTATCGGTGATCCTTATTATCATTGCCCTGCGGATAAGATTATTGGTATTGTTGAAACCAATGATAGAGACCGTGTGAATAGCTTTAGTGAGCCTGATGAAGTAGCGAAAAAAATCGCTAGTCATATTCTTAACTTCTTGGAGAAAGAAGTAGAAAAAGGTATTTTACCTCCAAACTTACTTCCGTTACAATCAGGTGTCGGTGATGTATCTAATGCTGTTATTTCAGGCTTGGAACATGGTGAGTTTGAAAACTTAACTGCCTATACTGAGGTGATTCAAGATGGTATGTTAGGTTTAATTAAATCAGGTAAATTAACCAAAGTATCTGCTACTGCCTTATCACTAAGCCCAGAAGCAGTCGATGATCTAAATGAAAATATTGATTTCTACCGTGAGCGTATTATTCTTCGCCCTCAAGAAATCAGTAATCATCCAGAAGTGATTCGCCGTTTAGGTACAATTGCTATCAATGGTATGCTAGAAGCTGATATCTATGGTAATGTGAACTCTACACACGTTATGGGTAGTTCAATGATGAATGGTATCGGTGGTTCTGGTGATTTTGCCCGTAATAGCTTCCTATCATTCTTTGTTCGCCCATCTGTTGCTAAAGATGGTGATATTTCGGGTATTGTGCCAATGGTTTCTCATGTTGATCAAACCGAGCATGATGTACAAATTATCGTGACTGAACAAGGTCTTGCTGATTTGCGTGGTTTAGCGCCTCGCCAACGTGCTAAGGCAATTATTGAGAATTGTGCTCACCCTGATTACAAAGAAAAATTATGGGATTACTTTAACCGTGCCCAAGAATCAGGCGCACAACATACACCTCATATTCTTTCAGAAGCACTTAGCTGGCATGATAAATACCTTAAAACAGGCTCAATGAAATAA
- the queD gene encoding 6-carboxytetrahydropterin synthase QueD yields the protein MKVVKVFTFDSSHLLDGHDGKCKNLHGHTYKLEVEVSGKLHDSGPKEGMVIDFSDLKAVVKTHIVDKMDHAFLYNQYNEREATIAKMLEEWQLKTYALTQRTTAEVMSRHIFKVLQSHQLPVTRVRLWETPNSYSEYDENDG from the coding sequence ATGAAAGTTGTTAAAGTATTTACATTTGATAGTTCACATCTACTAGACGGGCATGATGGGAAGTGTAAGAACTTGCATGGACATACCTATAAATTGGAAGTAGAGGTTAGTGGTAAGCTCCATGATAGTGGGCCTAAAGAGGGTATGGTGATTGACTTTAGTGATTTAAAAGCCGTAGTCAAAACACATATTGTCGATAAAATGGATCATGCCTTTCTATATAACCAATATAATGAAAGAGAAGCCACTATCGCCAAAATGCTAGAAGAATGGCAATTAAAGACCTATGCACTAACACAAAGAACAACCGCTGAGGTGATGAGCCGCCATATTTTTAAGGTACTTCAATCCCATCAACTACCTGTTACACGCGTACGGTTATGGGAAACACCAAACTCTTATAGTGAGTATGATGAAAATGATGGTTAA
- a CDS encoding 7-carboxy-7-deazaguanine synthase QueE, with translation MMVKSPIMLKPVMTSSPSFRIVEIFESLQGEGHNTGMPAIFIRLGRCSLACSWCDTDYLRYQHMSIDDIFQAIATYTAKNIIITGGEPSIHPHLEVLLSALKAKGYFLCIESNALHTISPLIDYIAVSPKYCYEERYEKDCIAQADEVRIVVDIFKIGQPVTTETKESSQYEPPLAPEQIQLAQARFIAWCQHITNKIQAKHYFLSPLEEGGQMNILQTLALIGQLNARNEEEKHAKETIKPHWQLSLQTHKLANIQ, from the coding sequence ATGATGGTTAAGTCTCCTATCATGCTTAAACCTGTGATGACTTCTTCCCCTTCTTTTCGTATTGTTGAGATTTTTGAGAGTTTACAGGGAGAAGGGCATAACACAGGAATGCCTGCCATTTTTATTCGTTTAGGGCGATGTAGTCTAGCCTGTTCATGGTGCGATACGGATTATTTACGATATCAGCATATGAGTATAGATGATATTTTTCAAGCAATAGCGACTTATACAGCAAAAAATATCATTATTACTGGAGGAGAGCCTAGTATTCATCCTCATTTAGAGGTGTTGCTGTCTGCACTGAAAGCAAAAGGGTATTTTTTATGTATTGAAAGTAATGCCTTACATACTATTTCACCGCTTATTGATTATATTGCTGTCAGCCCTAAATATTGCTATGAAGAACGTTATGAAAAAGACTGTATTGCTCAAGCAGATGAGGTAAGAATTGTCGTAGATATTTTTAAAATAGGGCAACCTGTTACGACAGAGACAAAGGAATCATCACAATATGAACCACCTCTAGCACCAGAACAAATTCAACTTGCTCAAGCACGGTTTATCGCATGGTGTCAGCATATTACGAATAAAATTCAGGCAAAACATTATTTTTTATCGCCTTTGGAAGAAGGGGGGCAGATGAATATTTTGCAAACATTGGCATTAATAGGGCAATTAAATGCACGAAATGAAGAAGAAAAGCACGCCAAAGAAACCATAAAACCACACTGGCAATTGAGCTTGCAAACGCATAAATTAGCGAATATACAGTAA
- the tpx gene encoding thiol peroxidase, whose product MTTVTMMGNPIEIKGHFPQKGEKVEGITLTNKDLADINLESFAGKRKVLNIFPSVDTGVCAMSVREFNQRAANLNNTVVLCISADLPFAQARFCGAEGIENVQMLSTFRHKEVHDQLGVNMVTGPIASLTARSVIVLDENNQVLHSELVSEIKNEPNYDAAVAVL is encoded by the coding sequence ATGACAACCGTTACAATGATGGGTAATCCTATTGAGATTAAAGGACATTTTCCTCAAAAGGGTGAAAAAGTAGAGGGTATTACCCTTACCAATAAAGATTTAGCCGATATTAACTTAGAAAGTTTTGCTGGTAAACGCAAAGTGCTCAATATCTTCCCTAGTGTTGATACGGGTGTTTGCGCCATGTCTGTACGAGAGTTTAACCAACGTGCAGCTAACTTAAATAATACGGTTGTATTATGTATCTCAGCGGATTTACCTTTTGCTCAAGCACGGTTTTGTGGGGCAGAAGGTATCGAAAATGTACAAATGCTTTCTACTTTCCGTCATAAAGAAGTACATGATCAATTAGGTGTTAATATGGTAACAGGACCAATTGCTAGTTTAACCGCTCGTTCCGTGATTGTATTAGATGAAAATAATCAGGTATTACATAGCGAATTGGTTTCAGAAATTAAGAATGAACCTAATTATGATGCTGCAGTAGCGGTATTATAA
- a CDS encoding lysophospholipid acyltransferase family protein — protein sequence MEKTFKYRVLEFIFKSISRLSHKNRLRLGATISWFFPKVAKRRARIVYTNLRLAFPEASEAQIHTWAKQNFRLTTQSFIDRAVLWYAPKAKIDEICQLYACPEFESIRQGKEPLLLLAPHFIGLDAAASYLSAMFPESCSMYKSQHDPAFDAIIAKGRARFNKVHLLSRQDGFRGLVRYLKNGFPLYYLPDMDFGRKESIFVPFFNIPSATLPSTAQIAQLFKPNVCPIVTALDIKTGIYHIKFLSPLKDFPGEDSIEEATARINRLLEEWIREDPAQYYWVHRRFKTRPEGEKSFYD from the coding sequence ATGGAAAAGACTTTTAAATATCGTGTGCTTGAATTTATTTTTAAAAGCATTAGCCGTCTCTCTCATAAAAACAGACTACGTTTAGGGGCAACAATATCGTGGTTTTTTCCTAAAGTGGCCAAACGTCGTGCACGAATTGTTTATACAAATTTACGTTTAGCATTTCCTGAAGCATCAGAAGCACAAATTCATACTTGGGCAAAGCAGAACTTCCGTCTCACCACACAGTCTTTTATCGACAGGGCGGTATTATGGTATGCCCCAAAAGCAAAAATAGATGAAATTTGTCAGCTATACGCCTGCCCTGAATTTGAGTCTATTCGACAAGGGAAAGAGCCTCTATTATTACTAGCCCCTCATTTTATCGGGTTAGATGCAGCTGCTTCCTATCTTTCTGCTATGTTCCCTGAAAGCTGTTCAATGTATAAATCACAACATGACCCTGCATTTGATGCCATTATTGCCAAGGGAAGAGCAAGATTTAACAAAGTTCACCTACTTAGCCGACAAGATGGTTTTAGAGGTTTAGTACGTTACCTCAAAAATGGTTTTCCGCTGTATTATTTACCCGATATGGATTTTGGGAGAAAAGAATCTATTTTTGTTCCTTTCTTTAATATCCCTAGTGCCACATTACCCAGTACAGCACAAATTGCACAATTATTTAAACCTAATGTTTGCCCTATTGTAACGGCATTAGATATAAAAACAGGAATTTACCATATCAAGTTTCTATCCCCTCTTAAAGACTTTCCAGGGGAAGATTCTATTGAAGAAGCAACCGCTCGTATTAATCGCTTACTAGAAGAGTGGATTCGAGAAGACCCTGCTCAGTATTACTGGGTACATCGCCGCTTTAAAACCCGCCCTGAGGGAGAAAAAAGCTTTTATGACTAA